A region of Drosophila mauritiana strain mau12 chromosome 3L, ASM438214v1, whole genome shotgun sequence DNA encodes the following proteins:
- the LOC117141213 gene encoding carbonic anhydrase 2, with translation MRRCHNTPFAIVIAPILICASLVLAQDFGYEGRHGPEHWSEDYARCSGKHQSPINIDQVSAVEKKFPRLEFFNFKVVPDNLQMTNNGHTVLVKMSYNEDEIPSVRGGPLAEKTPLGYQFEQFHFHWGENDTIGSEDLINNRAYPAELHVVLRNLEYPDFASALDKDHGIAVMAFFFEVGDKSTGGYEGFTNLLSQIDRKGKSVNMTNPLPLGEYISRSVESYFSYTGSLTTPPCSEEVTWIDFTTPIDITEKQLNAFRLLTANDDHLKNNFRPIQPLNDRTLYKNYIEIPIHNMGSIPLVNAENAAGKWRAQAAAVLLSLVVLAALSRTFIFRGF, from the exons CTTCTTTGGTCTTGGCCCAAGATTTTGGCTACGAGGGCAGACATGGACCCGAGCACTGGAGCGAGGATTACGCACGCTGCAGTGGAAAGCACCAGAGTCCCATAAACATCGACCAGGTCAGCGCCGTGGAGAAGAAGTTTCCCAGGCTGGAGTTCTTCAATTTCAAAGTGGTGCCCGACAATCTTCAAATGACGAACAATGGCCATACGGTGCTGGTGAAGATGAGCTACAACGAGGACGAGATCCCAAGTGTGCGCGGTGGTCCTTTGGCGGAGAAAACTCCGCTGGGCTACCAGTTCGAGCAGTTCCACTTTCACTGGGGCGAGAACGATACGATTGGCAGTGAGGATTTGATCAACAATCGTGCCTATCCCGCCGAGTTGCACGTGGTATTGCGGAATCTAGAGTATCCGGACTTTGCCAGCGCCCTGGACAAGGATCATGGCATCGCCGTGATGGCCTTCTTCTTTGAG GTGGGCGACAAATCAACTGGTGGCTACGAGGGCTTCACCAACTTGCTCTCGCAGATTGACCGCAAAGGCAAGAGCGTTAACATGACCAATCCACTGCCACTGGGCGAGTACATCTCGAGGTCCGTGGAAAGCTACTTTAGCTACACTGGTTCTCTGACCACACCACCTTGCAGCGAGGAGGTCACCTGGATTGACTTCACAACGCCCATTGACATTACGGAGAAGcag TTGAATGCCTTCCGTCTGCTGACCGCCAATGATGATCATCTGAAGAACAATTTCCGACCCATCCAGCCGCTGAACGATCGCACCTTGTACAAGAACTACATAGAAATTCCGATTCACAACATGGGCTCGATTCCACTAGTCAATGCGGAAAATGCGGCTGGCAAGTGGAGGGCACAAGCCGCAGCAGTGCTGTTGTCCCTCGTTGTCCTCGCTGCATTGTCAAGGACCTTCATTTTCCGGGGTTTTTAA
- the LOC117141470 gene encoding inositol oxygenase codes for MRILAENHVHLLDPSELMRPEPTFADKNPSKFRDYSVDTTDPLKERVRQTYRQMHLNQTVDFVKGRREHWLKFNTIKMTVREALEKLNDLVDESDPDLDLPNIIHAFQAAERARAEFPEHDWLHLTALIHDLGKIMAFYGEPQWAVVGDTFAVGCRWGDSIVYRDESFEGNPDGDNPAYNTELGIYQPNCGVDNLLMSWGHDEYMYSVLKHNKTKLPHVACNIIRFHSFYPWHNGGDYKHLEAPQDAETKKWVLIFNRYDLYTKSEVVPDIEALWPYYQTLIDKYLPGVLEF; via the exons ATGAGAATCCTTGCGGAG AACCATGTCCACCTCTTGGATCCTTCGGAGCTGATGCGCCCAGAGCCCACATTCGCGGACAAGAATCCCTCCAAATTCCGGGACTACAGTGTGGACACCACCGATCCTCTAAAGGAACGCGTACGCCAGACTTATCGTCAGATGCATCTGAACCAGACTGTGGATTTCGTCAAGG GTCGTCGTGAGCACTGGCTGAAGTTCAACACGATTAAGATGACTGTGCGCGAAGCTTTGGAGAAGCTGAACGATCTGGTGGACGAATCGGATCCCGACCTGGATCTGCCCAACATCATCCACGCATTCCAGGCCGCTGAGCGGGCACGTGCCGAATTTCCGGAGCACGACTGGCTGCATCTCACGGCGCTCATCCACGATCTGGGCAAGATCATGGCCTTCTACGGCGAGCCTcagtgggcggtggtgggCGACACCTTCGCCGTGGGCTGCCGTTGGGGCGATAGCATTGTGTACCGGGACGAGAGCTTTGAGGGAAATCCCGATGGGGATAATCCCGCCTACAACACCGAACTGGGCATCTATCAGCCCAACTGCGGAGTGGACAACCTGCTGATGTCCTGGGGCCACGATGAGTACATGTATTCCGTGCTGAAGCACAACAAGACCAAGCTCCCCCATGTGGCGTGCAACATCATTCGGTTCCATTCGTTTTATCCCTGGCACAATGGCGGCGACTACAAGCACCTTGAGGCTCCCCAGGATGCGGAGACCAAGAAGTGGGTGCTGATCTTCAA TCGCTATGATTTGTACACCAAGAGCGAGGTGGTTCCGGATATTGAAGCCTTGTGGCCATACTACCAGACCTTGATCGACAAATACTTACCCGGAGTCTTGGAATTCTAA
- the LOC117140008 gene encoding esterase 6, with translation MNYVGLIIVLSCLWLGSNASDPDDPLLVQLPQGKLRGRDNGSYYSYESIPYAEPPIGDLRFEAPEPYKQKWSDIFEATKTPVACLQWDQFTPGANKLVGEEDCLTVSIYKPKNSKRSSFPVVAHIHGGAFMFGAAWQNGHENVMREGKFILVKISYRLGPLGFASTGDRDLPGNYGLKDQRLALKWIKQNIASFGGEPENILLIGHSAGGASVHLQMLREDFGQLAKAAFSFSGNALDPWVVQKGARGRAFELGRNVGCESSEDSASLKKCLKSKPASELVTAVRKFLIFSYVPFAPFSPVLEPSDAPDAFLTQDPREVIKSGKFGQVPWAVSYVTEDGGYNAALLLKERKSGIAIDDLNDRWLELAPYFLFYRDTKTKKDMDDYSRKIKEDYLGNQKFDIESYSELQRLFTDILFKNSTQESLDLHRKYGKSPAYAYVYDNPAEKGIAQVLANRTDYDFGTVHGDDYFLIFENFVREVEMRPDEEIISRNFINMLADFASSDNGVLKYGECAFKNNVGSEKFQLLAIYIDGCQNRQHVEFP, from the exons ATGAACTACGTGGGACTTATCATTGTGCTGAGCTGCCTTTGGCTCGGCTCGAACGCGAGTGATCCGGATGACCCTCTGTTGGTGCAGCTGCCCCAGGGCAAGCTACGTGGTCGCGATAATGGAAGCTACTACAGCTACGAATCGATTCCCTACGCCGAACCGCCCATTGGCGATCTACGATTCGAGGCTCCAGAGCCGTACAAACAAAAGTGGTCGGATATCTTCGAGGCCACCAAAACGCCGGTGGCGTGCCTTCAGTGGGATCAGTTCACGCCTGGGGCCAACAAATTGGTGGGAGAGGAGGATTGCCTGACCGTCAGCATCTACAAGCCGAAGAATAGCAAGAGGAGTAGCTTTCCGGTGGTGGCCCACATTCATGGAGGCGCCTTCATGTTCGGTGCAGCATGGCAAAATGGACACGAGAACGTGATGCGTGAGGGTAAATTCATACTGGTGAAGATAAGCTATCGCCTGGGGCCATTGGGTTTTGCGAGCACCGGCGATAGGGATCTGCCCGGAAACTATGGACTGAAAGACCAACGGCTGGCTCTCAAATGGATTAAGCAGAATATAGCCAGTTTTGGTGGAGAACCGGAGAACATACTGTTGATTGGTCACTCCGCTGGAGGAGCTTCGGTCCATCTGCAGATGCTTCGTGAGGATTTCGGCCAGCTGGCCAAGGCGGCATTCTCGTTTAGCGGAAATGCTCTGGATCCATGGGTTGTCCAGAAGGGCGCAAGAGGACGAGCCTTTGAACTGGGACGCAACGTGGGATGTGAATCGTCTGAAGACTCGGCCAGCCTGAAGAAATGCCTTAAGTCCAAGCCAGCCAGTGAATTAGTCACCGCCGTCCGTAAATTCCTCATATTTTCCTACGTGCCCTTTGCTCCATTTAGTCCTGTGCTGGAGCCATCGGATGCTCCAGACGCCTTTCTCACCCAGGATCCCAGGGAGGTCATTAAGAGCGGAAAGTTCGGACAGGTTCCCTGGGCTGTTTCCTACGTCACAGAGGATGGTGGCTACAATGCCGCCCTGCTTTTAAAGGAACGGAAATCTGGAATAGCTATCGATGATCTGAACGATCGTTGGCTTGAGTTGGCACCATATTTCCTATTCTACCGGGACACGAAGACCAAGAAGGATATGGACGACTACTCGCGGAAGATTAAGGAGGACTATTTAGGCAATCAGAAATTTGACATCGAAAGCTATTCAGAATTGCAGCGGCTGTTCACGGATATTCTCTTCAAAAATAGCACGCAGGAATCATTGGATCTTCATCGCAAATATGGAAAAAGTCCTGCCTACGCGTATGTCTATGACAATCCGGCCGAAAAAGGAATCGCACAGGTCCTGGCCAACCGAACCGATTATGATTTTG GAACTGTGCATGGTGACGACTACTTTTTGATATTCGAAAATTTCGTTAGAGAAGTGGAAATGCGTCCAGATGAGGAGATAATTTCGAGAAATTTTATCAATATGCTGGCAGATTTTGCTTCGAGTGATAATGGCGTTCTAAAATATGGTGAATGCGCTTTCAAAAATAACGTAGGTAGTGAGAAATTCCAATTATTAGCTATTTATATTGATGGATGCCAGAATAGGCAGCATGTGGAATTTCCATAA
- the LOC117140007 gene encoding esterase P isoform X1 — MCILTGLLCLTLLWIAAAESEADPLIVEITNGKIRGKDNGLYYSYESIPYAEPPTGALRFEAPQPYSHHWTDVFNATQSPVACLQWNQFRNENNKLMGDEDCLTVSIYKPKKPSRSSYPVVVLLHGGAFMFGSGSIYGHDYIMREGTLLVVKISYRIGPLGFASAGDRDLPGNYGLKDQRLALQWIKKNIAHFGGMPDNIVLIGHSAGGASAHLQLLHEDFRQLAKGAISVSGNALDPWIIQQGGRRRAFELGRLVGCGHTNISAELKDCLKSKPASDIVSAVRSFLVFSYVPFSAFGPVVEPSDAPDAFLTQEPRELIKSGKFAQVPWAVTYTTEDGGYNAAQLLERNKITGESWIDLLNDRWFEWAPYLLFYRDSKKTIKDMDDHSFDLRQQYLAERRFSVESYWDVQRMFTDVLFKNSVPRAIDLHRKYGKSPVYSFVYDNPTDSGVGQLLSNRTDVNFGTVHGDDFFLIFNTAAFRTGIRPDEEVISKKFIRMLEDFALNDKGTLTFGGCNFRNNVNSKEYQVLRISRNACKNEEYARFP, encoded by the exons ATGTGTATACTCACAGGGCTGTTGTGCCTGACTTTGCTGTGGATAGCAGCCGCAGAATCTGAAGCAGATCCATTGATTGTTGAGATTACAAATGGAAAAATCCGTGGCAAAGATAATGGACTGTATTACAGCTACGAGTCGATTCCCTATGCCGAGCCTCCAACTGGTGCCCTCCGTTTTGAAGCACCTCAGCCGTATAGTCATCATTGGACTGACGTTTTCAATGCCACGCAGTCTCCAGTTGCGTGCTTGCAGTGGAATCAGTTTAGAAACGAAAACAATAAGCTGATGGGTGATGAGGATTGCTTAACGGTAAGCATCTATAAGCCAAAGAAACCCAGTCGGAGCAGCTATCCTGTCGTAGTCCTCCTGCATGGAGGTGCTTTCATGTTCGGTAGTGGATCCATATATGGACACGACTACATTATGCGTGAGGGAACATTGCTTGTGGTGAAAATAAGCTATCGTATTGGACCACTGGGTTTTGCAAGTGCCGGTGATAGGGACTTGCCTGGAAACTATGGTCTAAAGGATCAACGTCTGGCTCTACAATGGATCAAGAAGAACATTGCTCACTTTGGTGGAATGCCAGATAATATAGTGCTCATTGGTCACTCTGCTGGTGGTGCTTCGGCTCACTTACAGCTGTTGCATGAGGATTTCAGACAGCTGGCCAAAGGAGCGATTTCGGTGAGCGGCAATGCTCTGGATCCTTGGATCATACAGCAGGGTGGACGACGACGTGCATTTGAACTGGGTCGGCTAGTCGGTTGTGGACACACAAATATCTCCGCAGAACTCAAGGACTGCTTGAAGTCTAAGCCGGCTAGCGATATAGTCTCTGCTGTCCGAAGCTTCCTTGTGTTTTCCTACGTGCCCTTCAGTGCTTTTGGACCTGTTGTGGAGCCGTCAGATGCACCAGACGCCTTTCTTACCCAGGAACCAAGAGAGTTGATTAAGAGCGGAAAGTTTGCCCAAGTCCCTTGGGCTGTGACGTACACCACTGAGGATGGGGGATACAACGCTGCCCAGCTGTTGGAAAGAAACAAAATAACTGGCGAGAGTTGGATTGACCTACTCAATGATCGATGGTTTGAATGGGCTCCATACTTGCTTTTCTATCGCGACTCCAAGAAAACCATTAAGGATATGGATGATCATTCATTTGATCTCAGGCAGCAGTATCTAGCAGAACGGCGATTCAGTGTGGAAAGTTATTGGGACGTGCAGCGAATGTTCACTGATGTTCTTTTCAAGAATAGCGTGCCACGTGCAATAGATCTTCACCGAAAGTATGGCAAAAGTCCGGTTTATTCCTTTGTCTACGATAATCCTACCGATTCCGGAGTGGGTCAATTGCTATCCAATCGCACGGACGTAAATTTTG GTACTGTCCACGGAGATGACTTTTTCTTGATTTTCAATACAGCTGCATTCCGAACCGGCATTCGTCCGGATGAAGAAGTTATTTCAAAAAAGTTTATAAGGATGCTGGAGGATTTCGCACTCAAcgacaagggaacattgacaTTTGGAGGGTGTAATTTCCGAAATAATGTGAACAGCAAAGAATATCAAGTGCTGCGTATTTCACGAAACGCTTGTAAGAACGAGGAATATGCTCGATTTCCCTAA
- the LOC117140007 gene encoding esterase P isoform X2, with protein sequence MCILTGLLCLTLLWIAAAESEADPLIVEITNGKIRGKDNGLYYSYESIPYAEPPTGALRFEAPQPYSHHWTDVFNATQSPVACLQWNQFRNENNKLMGDEDCLTVSIYKPKKPSRSSYPVVVLLHGGAFMFGSGSIYGHDYIMREGTLLVVKISYRIGPLGFASAGDRDLPGNYGLKDEDFRQLAKGAISVSGNALDPWIIQQGGRRRAFELGRLVGCGHTNISAELKDCLKSKPASDIVSAVRSFLVFSYVPFSAFGPVVEPSDAPDAFLTQEPRELIKSGKFAQVPWAVTYTTEDGGYNAAQLLERNKITGESWIDLLNDRWFEWAPYLLFYRDSKKTIKDMDDHSFDLRQQYLAERRFSVESYWDVQRMFTDVLFKNSVPRAIDLHRKYGKSPVYSFVYDNPTDSGVGQLLSNRTDVNFGTVHGDDFFLIFNTAAFRTGIRPDEEVISKKFIRMLEDFALNDKGTLTFGGCNFRNNVNSKEYQVLRISRNACKNEEYARFP encoded by the exons ATGTGTATACTCACAGGGCTGTTGTGCCTGACTTTGCTGTGGATAGCAGCCGCAGAATCTGAAGCAGATCCATTGATTGTTGAGATTACAAATGGAAAAATCCGTGGCAAAGATAATGGACTGTATTACAGCTACGAGTCGATTCCCTATGCCGAGCCTCCAACTGGTGCCCTCCGTTTTGAAGCACCTCAGCCGTATAGTCATCATTGGACTGACGTTTTCAATGCCACGCAGTCTCCAGTTGCGTGCTTGCAGTGGAATCAGTTTAGAAACGAAAACAATAAGCTGATGGGTGATGAGGATTGCTTAACGGTAAGCATCTATAAGCCAAAGAAACCCAGTCGGAGCAGCTATCCTGTCGTAGTCCTCCTGCATGGAGGTGCTTTCATGTTCGGTAGTGGATCCATATATGGACACGACTACATTATGCGTGAGGGAACATTGCTTGTGGTGAAAATAAGCTATCGTATTGGACCACTGGGTTTTGCAAGTGCCGGTGATAGGGACTTGCCTGGAAACTATGGTCTAAAGG ATGAGGATTTCAGACAGCTGGCCAAAGGAGCGATTTCGGTGAGCGGCAATGCTCTGGATCCTTGGATCATACAGCAGGGTGGACGACGACGTGCATTTGAACTGGGTCGGCTAGTCGGTTGTGGACACACAAATATCTCCGCAGAACTCAAGGACTGCTTGAAGTCTAAGCCGGCTAGCGATATAGTCTCTGCTGTCCGAAGCTTCCTTGTGTTTTCCTACGTGCCCTTCAGTGCTTTTGGACCTGTTGTGGAGCCGTCAGATGCACCAGACGCCTTTCTTACCCAGGAACCAAGAGAGTTGATTAAGAGCGGAAAGTTTGCCCAAGTCCCTTGGGCTGTGACGTACACCACTGAGGATGGGGGATACAACGCTGCCCAGCTGTTGGAAAGAAACAAAATAACTGGCGAGAGTTGGATTGACCTACTCAATGATCGATGGTTTGAATGGGCTCCATACTTGCTTTTCTATCGCGACTCCAAGAAAACCATTAAGGATATGGATGATCATTCATTTGATCTCAGGCAGCAGTATCTAGCAGAACGGCGATTCAGTGTGGAAAGTTATTGGGACGTGCAGCGAATGTTCACTGATGTTCTTTTCAAGAATAGCGTGCCACGTGCAATAGATCTTCACCGAAAGTATGGCAAAAGTCCGGTTTATTCCTTTGTCTACGATAATCCTACCGATTCCGGAGTGGGTCAATTGCTATCCAATCGCACGGACGTAAATTTTG GTACTGTCCACGGAGATGACTTTTTCTTGATTTTCAATACAGCTGCATTCCGAACCGGCATTCGTCCGGATGAAGAAGTTATTTCAAAAAAGTTTATAAGGATGCTGGAGGATTTCGCACTCAAcgacaagggaacattgacaTTTGGAGGGTGTAATTTCCGAAATAATGTGAACAGCAAAGAATATCAAGTGCTGCGTATTTCACGAAACGCTTGTAAGAACGAGGAATATGCTCGATTTCCCTAA
- the LOC117140010 gene encoding THO complex subunit 6, with product MKQKDLKRAYNNVLAQAISDSNQYLFAGNLFGDIFVLRIKELDKGSEEPPGKLKIFPQGSDVDINYLAFHRDFLIVGAVGLIYGLKWNEEEESLATKRSWEVKIPIQVDAVEVPDVNSMWLDSENSILFAGCGDGVIYQVSLEDGRIQREYRGHTDYVHSVVGNAKGQIFSGAEDGTVRVWSTKQQQHTSMLEPYKNPNLLRPDWGKWIGAVAVNEDWLLCGGGPKASIFHLRSLESTCVFNFPGRVHLCDFVDDCVLIGGEHNHVQSYTLNGVLQANIPVEHTACYSAVWQTSPIKFISIAGFSNKLHILKDFRFLDSKIDMYGNVEGEENDLEEEDELIEKPLTVEAA from the exons ATGAAACAAAAGGATCTGAAACGGGCTTACAATAATGTCCTGGCACAGGCTATATCCGACTCTAATCAGTACCTATTTGCGGGCAATCTCTTTGGCGACATTTTCGTACTCAG AATAAAAGAACTGGACAAGGGTTCCGAGGAGCCACCTGGCAAACTAAAGATCTTCCCGCAGGGCAGCGATGTGGACATCAATTACCTGGCCTTCCATCGCGATTTCCTGATAGTGGGTGCAGTGGGTCTTATTTACGGATTGAAATGGAACGAGGAGGAGGAATCCCTGGCCACCAAACGCTCCTGGGAAGTAAAGATACCCATTCAAGTGGATGCCGTCGAGGTGCCCGATGTGAACTCCATGTGGCTGGACTCGGAAAACAGCATCCTGTTCGCTGGCTGTGGCGACGGAGTGATCTACCAAGTGAGTTTGGAGGACGGACGCATTCAGCGCGAGTACCGCGGACACACAGACTACGTGCACAGTGTGGTGGGCAATGCCAAAGGACAGATCTTCTCTGGCGCCGAGGATGGCACTGTGCGAGTGTGGAGCaccaagcagcagcagcacactTCAATGCTGGAGCCTTACAAGAACCCAAATCTGTTGCGTCCGGATTGGGGCAAATGGATAGGAGCTGTGGCTGTCAACGAGGATTGGCTGCTTTGCGGTGGTGGACCCAAAGCATCAATTTTCCACCTGCGTTCCCTGGAAAGCACATGTGTCTTTAACTTCCCCGGACGCGTGCATCTATGTGACTTTGTGGACGACTGTGTGTTAATCGGTGGCGAGCACAATCATGTGCAGTCCTACACCCTAAATGGAGTACTGCAAGCCAATATTCCCGTGGAGCACACTGCCTGCTACTCTGCTGTTTGGCAAACATCGCCcattaaattcatttccaTTGCTGGTTTCAGCAACAAGTTGCACATCCTCAAGGATTTCCGCTTCCTGGACAGCAAGATTGATATGTATGGCAATGTAGAGGGCGAGGAAAACGACCTGGAGGAGGAAGACGAACTTATTGAAAAACCTCTGACAGTTGAGGCGGCATAA